A genomic window from Vitis riparia cultivar Riparia Gloire de Montpellier isolate 1030 chromosome 16, EGFV_Vit.rip_1.0, whole genome shotgun sequence includes:
- the LOC117933504 gene encoding uncharacterized protein LOC117933504 isoform X2 produces MEEMELIEEAKKRCTRVMERVERLDTSKITASCKGTLLKLAGSELNFLSSTHLHQSLPLSVNIGHLEAVVHILEQPFITGVSRVCKPFPLSPTIGNGEKSDCGAAKGVYLDIVCTLNRNPVWFIVSDRNPKYVSWDECSGNKGLRTRIQQVLDAARSSLTLKPSSVILFFSNGLDQCVCEKLQGEFGAYECAVEFPDCSFDFLEEPESEWINVFARSYRGACILEIKVDHVSPSVLVYDVKDSPPDAVGTQIPEKHIDISLGASFSSLISGMKFCCLHAEGVETLLGQDDLINFDTTALIAVVSGISNGGTEKLLAAPETEMRLRFKGNYKFVIAQVLSEIQNPIHVELSGLTSGKRGIICETVHSEFKELVSMCGGPNEKLRADQLLKCLICSSS; encoded by the exons ATGGAAGAGATGGAGTTGATTGAAGAAGCGAAGAAGAGATGCACAAGGGTGATGGAGAGAGTAGAAAGGCTGGATACCTCCAAAATCACAGCTTCCTGCAAGGGCACTCTCCTCAAATTGGCCGGCTCTGAGCTTAATTTCCTCTCCTCTACTCATCTCCACCAATCCCTCCCCCTCAG TGTCAACATTGGTCATCTGGAGGCTGTGGTTCACATTCTTGAGCAGCCTTTCATCACCGGAGTGTCGCGGGTCTGCAAGCCGTTTCCCCTCTCACCCACAATTGGAAATGGTGAGAAAAGTGATTGTGGTGCTGCAAAGGGTGTCTATCTTGATATAGTGTGCACTCTCAATAGAAACCCAGTTTGGTTTATTGTGTCTGATAGGAATCCGAAGTATGTTTCTTGGGATGAGTGTTCTGGTAATAAGGGGTTAAGAACCCGAATCCAACAAGTCCTTGATGCAGCCCGGTCCTCACTCACATTGAAGCCTTCATCTGTAATTCTTTTCTTCTCTAATGGTCTTGACCAATGTGTTTGTGAGAAGCTTCAAGGTGAATTTGGGGCCTATGAGTGTGCAGTAGAGTTTCCTGAttgtagttttgattttttggaGGAACCAGAAAGTGAGTGGATAAATGTATTTGCCAGATCATATCGAGGGGCATGCATCCTTGAAATAAAGGTTGATCATGTCAGCCCCTCTGTATTAGTCTATGACGTCAAGGACTCACCCCCAGATGCTGTTGGAACACAGATCCCTGAGAAGCACATTGATATAAGCTTGGGTgcttctttctcttctctcaTTTCGGGAATGAAATTTTGCTGCTTGCATGCAGAAGGAGTGGAGACCCTTTTAGGTCAAGATGATCTGATCAATTTTGACACAACTGCTTTGATTGCTGTTGTATCGGGAATCAGTAATGGTGGTACTGAGAAACTTCTGGCTGCACCAGAGACTGAAATGAGGCTGCGCTTTAAGGGCAACTATAAATTTGTTATTGCACAG GTGTTGTCGGAAATTCAGAATCCAATACATGTGGAACTGTCTGGGTTAACATCTGGAAAAAGAGGTATCATATGTGAAACTGTTCATTCAGAGTTCAAAGAGCTGGTATCAATGTGTGGAGGGCCCAATGAAAAGTTGAGAGCTGATCAATTACTGAAGTGCCTCAT ATGCTCTAGTTCATGA
- the LOC117933504 gene encoding uncharacterized protein LOC117933504 isoform X1, translating to MEEMELIEEAKKRCTRVMERVERLDTSKITASCKGTLLKLAGSELNFLSSTHLHQSLPLSVNIGHLEAVVHILEQPFITGVSRVCKPFPLSPTIGNGEKSDCGAAKGVYLDIVCTLNRNPVWFIVSDRNPKYVSWDECSGNKGLRTRIQQVLDAARSSLTLKPSSVILFFSNGLDQCVCEKLQGEFGAYECAVEFPDCSFDFLEEPESEWINVFARSYRGACILEIKVDHVSPSVLVYDVKDSPPDAVGTQIPEKHIDISLGASFSSLISGMKFCCLHAEGVETLLGQDDLINFDTTALIAVVSGISNGGTEKLLAAPETEMRLRFKGNYKFVIAQVLSEIQNPIHVELSGLTSGKRGIICETVHSEFKELVSMCGGPNEKLRADQLLKCLMVVPDSPSARMMGLPTTRKLALKNKVVFGTGDYWHAPTLTANMAFVRAISQTGMSLFTIEHRPRALTGN from the exons ATGGAAGAGATGGAGTTGATTGAAGAAGCGAAGAAGAGATGCACAAGGGTGATGGAGAGAGTAGAAAGGCTGGATACCTCCAAAATCACAGCTTCCTGCAAGGGCACTCTCCTCAAATTGGCCGGCTCTGAGCTTAATTTCCTCTCCTCTACTCATCTCCACCAATCCCTCCCCCTCAG TGTCAACATTGGTCATCTGGAGGCTGTGGTTCACATTCTTGAGCAGCCTTTCATCACCGGAGTGTCGCGGGTCTGCAAGCCGTTTCCCCTCTCACCCACAATTGGAAATGGTGAGAAAAGTGATTGTGGTGCTGCAAAGGGTGTCTATCTTGATATAGTGTGCACTCTCAATAGAAACCCAGTTTGGTTTATTGTGTCTGATAGGAATCCGAAGTATGTTTCTTGGGATGAGTGTTCTGGTAATAAGGGGTTAAGAACCCGAATCCAACAAGTCCTTGATGCAGCCCGGTCCTCACTCACATTGAAGCCTTCATCTGTAATTCTTTTCTTCTCTAATGGTCTTGACCAATGTGTTTGTGAGAAGCTTCAAGGTGAATTTGGGGCCTATGAGTGTGCAGTAGAGTTTCCTGAttgtagttttgattttttggaGGAACCAGAAAGTGAGTGGATAAATGTATTTGCCAGATCATATCGAGGGGCATGCATCCTTGAAATAAAGGTTGATCATGTCAGCCCCTCTGTATTAGTCTATGACGTCAAGGACTCACCCCCAGATGCTGTTGGAACACAGATCCCTGAGAAGCACATTGATATAAGCTTGGGTgcttctttctcttctctcaTTTCGGGAATGAAATTTTGCTGCTTGCATGCAGAAGGAGTGGAGACCCTTTTAGGTCAAGATGATCTGATCAATTTTGACACAACTGCTTTGATTGCTGTTGTATCGGGAATCAGTAATGGTGGTACTGAGAAACTTCTGGCTGCACCAGAGACTGAAATGAGGCTGCGCTTTAAGGGCAACTATAAATTTGTTATTGCACAG GTGTTGTCGGAAATTCAGAATCCAATACATGTGGAACTGTCTGGGTTAACATCTGGAAAAAGAGGTATCATATGTGAAACTGTTCATTCAGAGTTCAAAGAGCTGGTATCAATGTGTGGAGGGCCCAATGAAAAGTTGAGAGCTGATCAATTACTGAAGTGCCTCAT GGTTGTGCCTGATAGTCCTTCAGCACGCATGATGGGCCTCCCGACCACAAGAAAGCTAGCATTGAAGAACAAGGTTGTTTTTGGCACTGGAGATTACTGGCATGCCCCAACTTTAACAGCAAACATGGCATTTGTGAGAGCCATTTCGCAGACTGGGATGTCTCTGTTTACCATTGAGCATAGACCACGGGCTTTAACTGGCAATTAG